GTCTTCCTCCACTAGTGGGtagagggaaaaggaaagccTTTAACCGCATTAAAGATATGGTGGGCAGAAAAATTGCGGGGTGGAAAGGCAAGCTCCTTTCCAATGCGGGGAGGGAGATTCTTATTAAGGCCGTGGCCCAAGCCACTCCTACCTACACCATGAGTTGTTTCAAGCTTCCGGTGACCTTATGCAAAGAGTTAAACTCCATGGTTtgcaaattttggtgggggcagaaGGATAAAGAGCGGAAAATGGCGTGGATTTCGTGGGAGAAACTTTGTATGCCTAAGATGGAAGGGGGGATGGGATTTAGAGATTTAACTACTTTCAACCTTGCACTCTTAGCAAAGCAAGGTTGGAGGATCCAACAAAATCCTTATTCCCTTGTCCATAGAGTTTTTAAGGCAAAGTATTTTGCGGGAAGCTCTTTTAGGGAGGCGCAATTGGGCTATAGACCATCCTACGTGTGGAGAAGTATCATGGCAGCAAAGGACCTAATTGTAAGGGGATCTAGATGGATCATTGGAAATGGGGAAAAGGTCCACATTTGGGATGATAGATGGATCCCAAGGCCGGACTCTTTCAAAGTGGTCAGTCCGAGGGGTCAAATGGCTAACCTTGAGCTGGTTTCGTGTCTTATCAATAGGGAGACTAGGGGTTGGGATGTTGATTTGGTAAGGAGTACCTTCCTCCCTCATGAAGCTGATATTGTGCTGGGTATCCCAATAAGCCCTCGGCTTCCGGATGACTCCCTGGTTTGGGCTTGGACTCCAAATGGCAGTTTCTCAGTCAGAAGTGCATATAGAGCCGCTCAAAAACTGCTGCCAAAGCTAAACCAGCAGGGTGAAAGGGGGGAAAGCTCAGATGGGTCAAAGGCTAGTGCCATTTGGAAGCTTGTATGGAATCTAGATTGCCCAAACAAGATAAAACACTTTATGTGGAGGGCTTGTAGAAACATTTTGCCATCAAAGAGTCGTCTAAAGTCCAAGGGCGTGGATGTGGAACCAAACTGTGATGTGTGTGGTAGGGAGGAAATTACAACTCACATCCTTTGGGACTGTAAAACAGCTGCAGAGGTTTGGAGTGCTTCCAAGGTTAAGCTTCCTTTTCTGCCTGAAACCCATCTGGAGTTTGTGGATATAGTATGGGAAATTAAGGTGAGATGCCCGTTGGTAGATTGGGAGTTGTTTGCAATCACGGCATGGAGCTTGTGGAACAATCGGAATTCAATAAGACATGAAGGCAAAGGCAAACCTGCTGCTGAAATAGTTCGGAGGGCAGCAGAATACGCAAAGGAAGTCAAGCATTCTCCTCAAGTCCAAGTCCTTCCCTCCACCACAGGCAAGCTCTCATGGTCTCCTCCAAACCGAGGTTGGTATAAAATTAATACAGATGGGGCTGTCTTCAGAGACATTGGATGCAGCGGTGTGGGAGTCGTGATTAGAAATGAGAATGGTCATTTAATGGGGTCGATGAGCAAAAAATTGCTGCTGCCGCTGGGTGCGTTGGAGGCTGAAGCAAAGGCTGTGGAAGAAGGTGTTCAATTGGCTTGGGATCTTGGCCTCAGAGATGTTATAATTGAGAGTGACTCGATGAGTTTGGTGAATGTCTTAAGGGGGAAGGGTCCTTCTCCCTGCTCTATTAGGAAGGTCATGGAAGGCATTGGAATGACTCTGAGGCAGTTCAGAGCTTGGAAGACTTCTCACATCAACAGGGGCAGCAACATGGCTGCTCACTTAATGGCAAAATATGCCAATCGGATAGAGGAttgtttggtttgggttgaGGATACTCCCCCTGTAATAGAAAACCAAATTCTGAATGATGTAATTAACTTGAACGTTGTTTTAGATTAATGAAAGTTCCTTCTGTGttggttatcaaaaaaaaaaaaaaaaaaaaaaaaaaaaggccacaGACAGCTGAGCTCGTGCCTATCCAAACAGTACGGGTAAAAGTAAAACCGtaaaaagtaaaagacaaaCCAGTagtatctctttttttttttttttggagaagcaaCTCAGAAGTATCTCAGTATCATCAATTAGTTGTATCACCCATCCTACGCCATATTGATTACCCAATAATAACATGCCACGTCATCGATTCTACAGTGACCACCATCCCATGTAGTCTAGCAACAACAATACATGtacatgtcaaaaaaaaaacacactgtCATTTGTAGGTTTTTTATTAGTATATTTTTCGATTTTTGCTACAATCAATCAAACACTCtgaaagcaaaaataaaatcaaacgcAGTGTCTGAGACCCTCATCAtcgccatttttttttttttttttgggtagaacaTCAGCGCCATTATGTGAACCAGATCCACACTCTCAACTTCGATTCGAAGAACCTCTTTGGTCTCTCTCTCGCAATAAACAAatccttaaaaaacaaaacaaaaacccaacaaacaGACACACTGTAAGAAaatgaaacaagaaaaaattgctgcttttgctttctttcttcaGTACTTTGTtctctatatattatttttccatttCGTTTTGTGGATGGTGATTTCGACGTGTTTGTTGTATTTAAAACCATTCAACTTttgaatcaatttttattattcaaagGACATTtctgaccaattttttttttctttgatcaaCGATTCAGAGAATAAACAAcaacgaaaaaaaaaaccatggccGTGGTTGAAAATGGAGGGGTTGTTTCAAGCCGAAACTTCGAGACGCCATCACAGGAATCATCCAACGGTCACGATCAGCAGCCCAACAACAGCAAGCACACCCACGTGCGActcaaccacaaccaccacatcaTCAACGGTGACGGTGGTGGTGGTCCGATTGTGATGTCCCACCACGATCAGGCGCTGTACATTACTCCCACATCGGCACAGCAGATCGGGGCCCACCGATCCAACGGCGGCGGTGGTGACTCAGCGACTGTCTCCGCCGTTGAGAGCTACAATCGGGATATGAGAGAGTTACAAGAACTCTTCTCTAAGTTGAACCCTATGGCTGAAGAGTTTGTGCCTCCTTCGTTAGCTAATAACAACCAAGGTTTCAATTTGAATGCTGGGTTTTACCCTAACAACTTGGTAATGCAAAGCAACAACAGAAATGGATTTGTTAATGGCAGCAACACTGGCAGAAGGGTATGATAATatggtttatatatatgttttcttttgattttctttttgacCCCTTTGTTTGGAGGCTGAGAAATTGAATGTAAACGATAGAAAAATTGTAGCTTTggtgaaaattttggtttttgaagggtttatgaattatgattctgggttttagtttgtttaaattttgcctttttttttaagcttataAACGGGGATTTATGTGTGGCTGTTTCTTGGTGGGTGTTTGTGTTAGAAGAAGAATTTTAATCAAGGGAAACGAAGAATGAATGCCAGGACAAGTTTGGCTCAGCGAGAAGAGTCAATTAGGAGAACTGTGTATGTGTCTGACATTGATCAACAGGTATATAAAATCAAAACGTTCTTGGTTGCTATTATTATATGACTTTGGTGGGTTATGTTTTGTGTGACTGGCTGTGTGTGGGACTGatgtgtttgtttatttggagcaTAGGTCACTGAAGAACAGCTTGCAGCTCTGTTTGTCAATTGTGGACAGGtaatggattttattttatttatttttttttaaattttaataaatggtTTTCTGATGAGGTGGTTTAAATTTTGGTCTTGAACAAGTTCTATTTTTGTGTGAAGGTTGTTGACTGCCGTATATGTGGTGACCCCAATTCCGTACTTCGTTTTGCCTTTGTTGAGTTTACTGATGAAGGTAATTTGAAGTTGTGGTACATAGTTCAATAGTTTTTGGTAGTTGCAATGAAATATAATGGTTCCTT
This DNA window, taken from Quercus robur chromosome 2, dhQueRobu3.1, whole genome shotgun sequence, encodes the following:
- the LOC126713190 gene encoding polyadenylate-binding protein-interacting protein 11-like isoform X3 yields the protein MAVVENGGVVSSRNFETPSQESSNGHDQQPNNSKHTHVRLNHNHHIINGDGGGGPIVMSHHDQALYITPTSAQQIGAHRSNGGGGDSATVSAVESYNRDMRELQELFSKLNPMAEEFVPPSLANNNQGFNLNAGFYPNNLVMQSNNRNGFVNGSNTGRRKKNFNQGKRRMNARTSLAQREESIRRTVYVSDIDQQVTEEQLAALFVNCGQVVDCRICGDPNSVLRFAFVEFTDEEGARAALSLGGTMLGFYPVKVLPSKTAIAPVNPTFLPRTEDEREMCARTIYCTNIDKKVTQADVKLFFESVCGEVYRLRLLGDYHHSTRIAFVEFVMAESAIAALNCSGVVLGSLPIRVSPSKTPVRPRAPRLPMH
- the LOC126713190 gene encoding polyadenylate-binding protein-interacting protein 11-like isoform X1: MAVVENGGVVSSRNFETPSQESSNGHDQQPNNSKHTHVRLNHNHHIINGDGGGGPIVMSHHDQALYITPTSAQQIGAHRSNGGGGDSATVSAVESYNRDMRELQELFSKLNPMAEEFVPPSLANNNQGFNLNAGFYPNNLVMQSNNRNGFVNGSNTGRRKKNFNQGKRRMNARTSLAQREESIRRTVYVSDIDQQVTEEQLAALFVNCGQVVDCRICGDPNSVLRFAFVEFTDEEGARAALSLGGTMLGFYPVKVLPSKTAIAPVNPTFLPRTEDEREMCARTIYCTNIDKKVTQADVKLFFESVCGEVYRLRLLGDYHHSTRIAFVEFVMLLLRHLLLWIGTTFAAPFIPHDSSFVDWSCCVRHRLRPMSLAESAIAALNCSGVVLGSLPIRVSPSKTPVRPRAPRLPMH
- the LOC126713190 gene encoding polyadenylate-binding protein-interacting protein 11-like isoform X2, with translation MAVVENGGVVSSRNFETPSQESSNGHDQQPNNSKHTHVRLNHNHHIINGDGGGGPIVMSHHDQALYITPTSAQQIGAHRSNGGGGDSATVSAVESYNRDMRELQELFSKLNPMAEEFVPPSLANNNQGFNLNAGFYPNNLVMQSNNRNGFVNGSNTGRRKNFNQGKRRMNARTSLAQREESIRRTVYVSDIDQQVTEEQLAALFVNCGQVVDCRICGDPNSVLRFAFVEFTDEEGARAALSLGGTMLGFYPVKVLPSKTAIAPVNPTFLPRTEDEREMCARTIYCTNIDKKVTQADVKLFFESVCGEVYRLRLLGDYHHSTRIAFVEFVMLLLRHLLLWIGTTFAAPFIPHDSSFVDWSCCVRHRLRPMSLAESAIAALNCSGVVLGSLPIRVSPSKTPVRPRAPRLPMH